The genomic window GCGACGACTGCTCCAAAGGCGGCTCTGATGCAGGAGACCGCGTTCGTATCACGGAAATCGCCCGCGGGACACCAATGGCGACTAATCAAGTCTTGTCCGACCTTTGGACTCATCGCTACCAAACAGCGATCTCAGCCTGCAACGTATTCCTGTCGCTAATCACACCTGAATCAGAATTGATCGATGATGCCGGAGGCTTGGTCAGCACAGAAACCAAACAGCGATGGATCGCAGAGGCTCAATTCATGCGTGCGTTCTATTACTACGACCTAGCTACAATCTTCCAGAATATTCCACTAATTGACAAGCCCATGGAAGTCGTCGACAAAAGTACGATCACGAAATCCAGCAAAGAGGAGGTCATGAACTTTATCCTGAAAGACCTGAACACCGCAATCGCCGAACCTAATCTACCTAATGCAAAAAGCCTTCCGACCAGCGAGATTGGGCGAATCACCAAAGAGGCCGCCATGGCTTTCCGTGCTAGGGTATTGATGTTCTACGGCAACTACGGAGAGGCTCTGAAAGACCTGAAGACAGTTGTCGAATCCGGAAGCTATGAATTAGTAGATGACTACGAGAAGCTATTCAATAACGCCACAGAGGGCTATATGTCAAAAGAGTCCGTCTTCATCACCCTGCGCTCTTACATTCCTAGCTACACTAGCGGTAGCGTTTGTCCACAAATGAATGTCGGTCGCGGTATTGCCGGCGGATGGGGCGGCGAGTGTCCGACGAAGGATTTGGTAGACGAGTATGAGGTAGGCGATCCACGCTTGGTACACACGGTATTGTCATCCGGCGATATATTCGTCAAGAACGATGGTTCCGAAGAGGTACACGACTATTCCGGCTACGACAATTTCCCACAGCAACACAGCCGTAAGCAGTATCCAGACTTCTCCAGACGGCCACTAAACGATTTATTGAACACGGATTGGACCCACTATCACATCCGCTATGCCGATGTATTGCTGATGTACGCTGAATGCCTGATCGAGACGGATGGCGACAAACAACTAGCGGCCGACCTGATCAACCAAGTACGTTATCGTGCCTTCGTGACAACCTCTTTGACAGATAGCTACGCTAAATACCGTAAGTTCAACCTCAAGGAGAGCGATCGAGTGACCGAGGATACTTTCAACGCTAAGTATAAAGTGAAAGCTTCCGATGATCTGCGTGCCGCCGTTCGCCACGAACGCCGTATCGAACTTGCAGGCGAGGGATTACGCTTCTACGACTTAATTCGCTGGGGCACCTTCGTATCTACAATGCAGAAATTCGGCAAGACTGATGAGGGCAAGTATTCCGGTGCCGGGACACTCGTCACCGATAAGACATACCCCTACCCGATTCCACAAAGCGAGATCGACTATGTAGGAGGCGCATTAACACAGAACGATAATTATTAATCTTCAATTTTTATTACTGTAGCCCCCGCAGATAGTCCTTCTTGTTGTCTGCGGGGGTTTCTATTCACGAAATACCTTAGAAATCCATGAAACGAATCTTATTTCTCCTAACCATCGCCCTCCTAAATTTGGGAAGTGGCCTATGCAAGACACGACAATCGTTAAGAATCATGAGCTACAACATCCGCATCGGGATCGGTATGGACCAACAGACCAATTTGAAGCGAATCGCTGAAGTGATCAACAAGATCCAGCCGGACTATGTCGGGCTACAAGAGGTGGACAGTGTATGCGAACGCTCTGGATGGATCAACCAATATGCAGAATTAGCACGGTTGACCGGCATGTATCCAATCTTCGCACCTGCCACAGAACGTTCTAAGGGATTATACGGAATCGCCGCACTCTCCCGCAAAAAACCTCGTAGCTACCAATACATACCTCTGCCGGGAAAGGAAGAGCCACGTACCTTCCTTTGTCTCGAATATCCGAACTATACCTTGTGTAACACACATTTCTCGCTCGACCCAGACTCTCGCCTGGCCTCTATACGACTCATCAATGAGACGATGAAAAGCGAAAACAAACCAATCCTGATCACCGGAGACTTCAACATGGAGCCAGACTCTAAGGAATTCAAGGCGATGAAACAAACGTGGAGGCTCTTATCCGACCCTACGTTAGAGACCTACCCCTCGGATCATCCCCGTTTGCGTTTAGATTATATCTTCGGCGACCTAAGGCATGAATTTAGGATTATCAACGACCAAGTGATCGATATCCAGTCGTCCGATCACCTGCCGATCTATATAGACGTGCTATTTTAAGCTTTCTCCCCCGGACATCCTCAGAATCCCGAACAATGCGAATCTAGAAATTCTTAATGTTGTCCGGGATTTTCATGCAATAAGAATACTTCCAATTGGTTTTAAGCAAAATATTTCCTAGTTTTGCGCAATAATATACAGAATTAAAATAAACTGGGATATGAAGAATATAATCATTATAGCTAGTTTACTCCTCGGGATGCCGCTTATGGCACAAACCAAGGTGGTAAAAAAGAACGCCGTAAAAGCCAATAATTTCGGAATCACCTACTCGTTGCCCAAGACCTCGCTAGTCGTAGACGCCGAAGTGACGAAAGTAACTTGCAAAGCCGGGCCTTACTATCAATATGCAGAGAAGTATCTAGGCGTAAAAGATGCAGTCACGGAAGATAAGATTTATTTCGATCTCGGAAAAATCAGTCTGATCAACCGGGGATTACCCGATGCGGATAATACCTATATCGTAGAATTCAAGCAAGGTACGGTCGCCCCTTACGCTTATCTTACCGAAGATGGATTATTATGCTCGATAAACGCAGAATATACACCAGTTGAATCCGAGCTAGATGCCGCAAAGAAAAATAAAGGCTCCCAACAAAAAGTGACAGACACTTCCGTTTTCTCGGAGGAATTACTAATGGCAGGCTCCACCGCCAAACAAGCGGAGGTGGCCGCTAAACAAATTTACCGTATCCGGGAAAGCCGTTTGAACATCTTGACCGGCGAGGCGGATAATTTACCCCCCGATGGTGAAGCCATGAAACTGGTGATCCAGCAATTGGAGGAGCAAGAAAAAGCATTAACAAACCTATTCACCGGAATCTTGACCAAAGAAACCGAGCATTATGAGGTAAGTATCATCCCCCACGACAACTTAGATAAAGAGGTATTGTTCCGTTTCTCCAAACAGCTAGGTATCGTAGACGCTGACGATTTGGGCGGTACCCCTGTCTATATGAACTTGAAAGCGACAGAAAGAGCTCCGATCCTTGATGCCAAGGAAGCCGAGAAGAAAGACAAATCATTGAAAGGAATCGTCTACAATGTTCCGGGAAAAGCCAGCATAGAAATACTAATGAACAAAAAAACGCTCTACAAAGGAGAGGCCCAAATTACTCAATTCGGAACACGGGAAGGATTAGCCCCTGTTATGTTTGAGGATAAGAAAGCCCCCGTCAAAGTTCTTTTCTATCCGGAAACCGGCGCCATAAAGCAAATTATTCAATAAGTATAAACTAATATTATCTAAAACACATGTTACAAGGACAACCTAAAGGTCTCTATGCCCTAGCACTCGCGAACACGGGCGAACGCTTCGGTTATTACACGATGCTTGCGATTTTCACATTATTCTTGCAAGCGAAATTCGGCTATACGGCCGCTGAGACATCAACGATTTTCGCTAGCTTCTTAGCGTTCGTGTATTTTATGCCATTGATTGGCGGTATGATGGCCGATAAGTTCGGTTATGGAAAGATGGTTACCTCGGGTATCATCATCATGTTTGTCGGTTATCTTTTATTAGCCATCCCAACAGATGCCGCCTCGGGAAAAATCATGATGTTCGGCTCGCTAGCGCTAATCGCTTGCGGTACCGGATTATTTAAAGGTAACTTACAGGTGATGGTAGGTAATCTTTATGATGCCCCGGAATATAGAAGTAAACGTGACCAAGCCTTTAGTTTGTTTTATATGGCGATCAATATCGGTGCCATGTACGCGCCTACGGCTGCCACTAAAATGACAGACTGGATGTTGGGTAAGTATAACCTTTTCTACGAGTCACAAATTCCGGCACTCGCTCACCAATTCTTAAACGGAACCATCTCCGCAGAGAACAAAGAGGCACTCGCCGCTCTGCAAAGCGCACAAGGTTTCACCGGCGATATGGCTACGTTCTGTTCCACGTATATCGAGAAGTTGTCTGAGGCATACAACTATGGATTCGGTGTGGCTTGTATCTCATTGATCATATCGATGGCTATCTATATGGGATTCCGCTCTACCTTTAAGCATGCGGATGTCAATACCAAACAAGCAAAGGCTTCCCACGCTCCGCAAGAGGAATTGTCACCTGCCGAGACGAAACAACGTATCACCGCCTTGCTGCTGGTATTCGCCGTGGTATTGTTCTTCTGGATGGCTTTCCATCAAAATGGTCTGACAATGACGTTCTTTGCTCGCGACTATACGGCCAACCAAGTGACCGGACTGGATCGTATCGGCTTTGATGTGATTAACTTAACATTATTGGTTATCGCCGTGTATGGAGGATTCGCTATCGCACAATCCACAACGAGCAAAGGCAAAACGATCGCCGGCATCGTGACCGTGGCCGCATTAGCCGCTCTAGGTATCAAATATATGGCTATGCCGGAAACCGTAACGATCCTTCCGCAGACCTTCCAGCAATTTAACCCGTTCTTCGTGGTTGTATTGACTCCGGTATCGTTGGCGATCTTTGGTTATCTGGCTAATAAGAAGAAAGAGCCGTCCGCTCCTCGTAAGATCGGATTGGGTATGATGATCGCCGCTTGCGGTTTCTTGATCTTAGCGATCGGTTCTATGGGCTTGCCTACACCGGACGCTTTAGCGGCAGATAGCAAATTGCAGGTATTGGTTTCTCCGAACTGGTTGATCTCGACTTATCTGGTATTGACCTTCGCCGAATTATTGCTTTCTCCGATGGGTATCTCTTTCGTATCCAAAGTGGCTCCTCCTAAATACAAAGGTATGATGATGGGTGGTTGGTTCGTGGCTACGGCTATCGGTAACTATCTGGTCGCTATCATCGGTTATTTGTGGGGAAGCA from Parabacteroides distasonis ATCC 8503 includes these protein-coding regions:
- a CDS encoding RagB/SusD family nutrient uptake outer membrane protein, producing the protein MKSIVNIGKLLVSIACVGALTTSCNSDFLDRPPLGTLDEVTYLSTKDAGYKLLVNCYQPLQDSWNYQDMKFVLGDQLSDDCSKGGSDAGDRVRITEIARGTPMATNQVLSDLWTHRYQTAISACNVFLSLITPESELIDDAGGLVSTETKQRWIAEAQFMRAFYYYDLATIFQNIPLIDKPMEVVDKSTITKSSKEEVMNFILKDLNTAIAEPNLPNAKSLPTSEIGRITKEAAMAFRARVLMFYGNYGEALKDLKTVVESGSYELVDDYEKLFNNATEGYMSKESVFITLRSYIPSYTSGSVCPQMNVGRGIAGGWGGECPTKDLVDEYEVGDPRLVHTVLSSGDIFVKNDGSEEVHDYSGYDNFPQQHSRKQYPDFSRRPLNDLLNTDWTHYHIRYADVLLMYAECLIETDGDKQLAADLINQVRYRAFVTTSLTDSYAKYRKFNLKESDRVTEDTFNAKYKVKASDDLRAAVRHERRIELAGEGLRFYDLIRWGTFVSTMQKFGKTDEGKYSGAGTLVTDKTYPYPIPQSEIDYVGGALTQNDNY
- a CDS encoding peptide MFS transporter, which encodes MLQGQPKGLYALALANTGERFGYYTMLAIFTLFLQAKFGYTAAETSTIFASFLAFVYFMPLIGGMMADKFGYGKMVTSGIIIMFVGYLLLAIPTDAASGKIMMFGSLALIACGTGLFKGNLQVMVGNLYDAPEYRSKRDQAFSLFYMAINIGAMYAPTAATKMTDWMLGKYNLFYESQIPALAHQFLNGTISAENKEALAALQSAQGFTGDMATFCSTYIEKLSEAYNYGFGVACISLIISMAIYMGFRSTFKHADVNTKQAKASHAPQEELSPAETKQRITALLLVFAVVLFFWMAFHQNGLTMTFFARDYTANQVTGLDRIGFDVINLTLLVIAVYGGFAIAQSTTSKGKTIAGIVTVAALAALGIKYMAMPETVTILPQTFQQFNPFFVVVLTPVSLAIFGYLANKKKEPSAPRKIGLGMMIAACGFLILAIGSMGLPTPDALAADSKLQVLVSPNWLISTYLVLTFAELLLSPMGISFVSKVAPPKYKGMMMGGWFVATAIGNYLVAIIGYLWGSMQLWMVWSVLIVLCLLSALFMFSIMKKLDKVA
- a CDS encoding endonuclease/exonuclease/phosphatase family protein gives rise to the protein MSYNIRIGIGMDQQTNLKRIAEVINKIQPDYVGLQEVDSVCERSGWINQYAELARLTGMYPIFAPATERSKGLYGIAALSRKKPRSYQYIPLPGKEEPRTFLCLEYPNYTLCNTHFSLDPDSRLASIRLINETMKSENKPILITGDFNMEPDSKEFKAMKQTWRLLSDPTLETYPSDHPRLRLDYIFGDLRHEFRIINDQVIDIQSSDHLPIYIDVLF
- a CDS encoding DUF4831 family protein, encoding MKNIIIIASLLLGMPLMAQTKVVKKNAVKANNFGITYSLPKTSLVVDAEVTKVTCKAGPYYQYAEKYLGVKDAVTEDKIYFDLGKISLINRGLPDADNTYIVEFKQGTVAPYAYLTEDGLLCSINAEYTPVESELDAAKKNKGSQQKVTDTSVFSEELLMAGSTAKQAEVAAKQIYRIRESRLNILTGEADNLPPDGEAMKLVIQQLEEQEKALTNLFTGILTKETEHYEVSIIPHDNLDKEVLFRFSKQLGIVDADDLGGTPVYMNLKATERAPILDAKEAEKKDKSLKGIVYNVPGKASIEILMNKKTLYKGEAQITQFGTREGLAPVMFEDKKAPVKVLFYPETGAIKQIIQ